From a single Waddliaceae bacterium genomic region:
- a CDS encoding lysophospholipid acyltransferase family protein, translating to MGYMNKKFFEDTKNYIVAYIIQKMMRLIVKTCTFDVRGLDNFRDTVANNKTILALWHNRLPLMPRFVKMFTPDIDYAAVISKSRDGRLLTNIIDRSFPNVDTILVPHNAKHKALKALIEALKENKVVIITPDGPRGPRYEVKHGVVFGAKKAQAHIVPFSWATTSCWKLSTWDKMMIPKPFSTIEVTFGETFVPDSEVSLEENAKNLEKRLHI from the coding sequence ATGGGTTATATGAATAAGAAGTTCTTCGAAGATACAAAAAATTATATCGTAGCATATATCATACAGAAGATGATGCGTCTAATCGTTAAGACCTGCACCTTCGACGTTCGCGGCCTCGACAACTTCCGTGACACCGTTGCAAACAACAAGACGATCCTCGCTCTATGGCACAACCGTCTTCCTCTCATGCCACGCTTTGTCAAGATGTTCACCCCTGATATCGACTATGCCGCCGTAATAAGTAAAAGTAGAGACGGCAGATTGCTGACGAACATTATAGACCGTTCGTTCCCCAATGTAGATACTATCCTCGTACCACACAATGCCAAGCACAAAGCTTTAAAGGCGTTGATCGAAGCTCTCAAGGAAAATAAAGTCGTTATTATTACCCCAGACGGCCCTCGTGGGCCACGATATGAAGTCAAACATGGAGTGGTTTTTGGTGCAAAAAAAGCACAAGCGCATATCGTCCCATTCTCATGGGCAACCACATCGTGTTGGAAATTAAGCACCTGGGATAAGATGATGATCCCTAAGCCTTTTTCTACGATAGAGGTAACTTTCGGTGAGACTTTTGTTCCCGATAGCGAAGTTTCTCTTGAAGAAAACGCCAAAAATCTAGAAAAACGTTTACACATTTGA
- the rpmF gene encoding 50S ribosomal protein L32, with translation MAVPRNRVSNAHKNNRRSHHAKKAQSHNQCPKCDSPRMPHRICPSCGDYKGREAVKKEASEE, from the coding sequence ATGGCAGTACCACGTAATAGAGTGTCTAACGCTCACAAAAACAACCGTAGATCTCATCATGCTAAAAAAGCACAGAGCCATAATCAATGCCCAAAATGTGATAGCCCGCGTATGCCGCATAGAATATGCCCATCATGTGGCGATTACAAAGGCAGAGAAGCAGTAAAAAAAGAAGCTTCAGAAGAATAG